A window from Chiroxiphia lanceolata isolate bChiLan1 chromosome 3, bChiLan1.pri, whole genome shotgun sequence encodes these proteins:
- the EPRS1 gene encoding bifunctional glutamate/proline--tRNA ligase isoform X5 has translation MAALSLTVDAGSPPLGALLTVEHVKNDVEISVEEGKETILRVSEHVSFTDVNSIARYLARVAASAGLYGSNLLEHTEIDHWLEFSATKLSAATQFLSAVQELNHCLSLRTYLVGNSLSLADLCVWAVLKDNNVWQEQLQQNKAPVHAKRWFTFLEVQHAFRSVGAKWAAGTPKVKMATEKEKKADVGKFVELPGAEMGKVIVRFPPEASGYLHIGHAKAALLNQHYQVNFKGKLIMRFDDTNPEKEKEDFEKVILEDVAMLHIKPDQFTYTSDHFETIMKYAEKLIQEGKAYVDDTPAEQMKAEREQRMESKHRNNCVNKNLQMWEEMKKGTEYGQTCCLRAKIDMSSNNGCMRDPTLYRCKNQPHPRTGSTYKVYPTYDFACPIVDSIEGVTHALRTTEYHDRDEQFYWIIEALGIRKPYIWEYSRLNLNNTVLSKRKLTWFVNEGLVDGWDDPRFPTVRGVLRRGMTVEGLKQFIAAQGSSRSVVNMEWDKIWSFNKKLRAICKKVIDPVAPRYTALLKDAVVPVNIPEAQEEMKEVAKHPKNADVGLKPVWYSSRVLIEGADAETLTEGEVVTFINWGNIIITKLNRNSSGKIVSINAKLNLDNKDFKKTTKITWLAETPRAPLIPTVCVNYEHLITKPVLGKDEDFKQYINRNSKQEELMLGDPCLRDLKKGDIIQLQRRGFFICDQPYEPVSPYSCKDAPCILIYIPDGHTKEMPTSGSKEKTKAETAKKEASSAVKGKSAPLVGHTSTPTCSVSEGHLIIYNRVSAQGDTVRDLKAKKAAKEDIDKAVKQLLALKAEYKEKTGQEYKPGNPPVSIPAQSSKLETSGTLDSKALYDKVAAQGEVVRKLKAEKASKDQIDEAVKLLLSLKADYKEKTGQEYKPGHPPAAQGALPQAPNTVPSGPDTPEAKALFSKVALQGDEVRKLKAEKADKEKIDVAVKELLQLKAQYKSVAGVDYKPVSASGVDDKDKKKKEKENKSEKQSKQQKQNDGPKKEPLQGQGGNERSSDGSGEGQGPKKQTRLGLEVKKEENLSEWFSQVITKAEMIEYYDVSGCYVLRPWAHAIWEAIRDFFDAEIKKLGVENCYFPMFVSQAALETEKSHIADFAPEVAWVTRSGKTELAEPIAIRPTSETVMYPSYAKWVQSHRDLPIKLNQWCSVVRWEFKHPQPFLRTREFLWQEGHTAFATYEEAAEEVLQILDLYAQVYEDLLAIPVVKGRKTEKEKFAGGDYTTTLEAFISASGRAIQGATSHHLGQNFSKMFEIVFEDPKKPGEKQFAYQNSWGLTTRTIGVMTMIHGDNMGLVLPPRVACIQVVIIPCGITNSLSEEDRGALLKKCNEYCSRLLSVKIRVRADLRDNYSPGWKFNHWELKGVPVRVEVGPRDMKSQQFVAVRRDTGQKLTLSEHEAEDKLKQILEEIHANLYSRASEDLRSHMVVANNMEDFQKELDSGKIVQIPFCGEVECEDWIKKTTARDQDLEPGAPSMGAKSLCIPFQPLRELQRGERCVCGKNPAKFYTLFGRSY, from the exons ATTGACCATTGGCTGGAGTTCAGTGCCACAAAGTTATCTGCTGCCACCCAGTTTCTTTCAGCAGTCCAAGAGCTGAACCACTGTCTGTCCCTAAGAACCTACTTGGTCGGGAACTCCCTGAGCCTTGCAGACTTGTGTGTCTGGGCTGTACTAAAAG atAATAATGTATGGCAAGAGCAattacagcaaaacaaagctcCTGTGCATGCAAAGCGATGGTTCACCTTCCTGGAGGTACAGCATGCTTTTCGGTCAGTAGGAGCCAAGTGGGCTGCTGGTACACCAAAGGTTAAAATG gcaacagaaaaagaaaagaaagcgGATGTTGGGAAGTTTGTTGAACTTCCTGGTGCAGAGATGGGAAAGGTCATTGTAAGGTTCCCTCCTGAAGCAAGTGG GTATCTGCATATTGGTCATGCCAAAGCTGCCCTGCTAAATCAGCACTACCAggttaattttaaaggaaaacttaTTATGAGATTTGATGACACAAatccagaaaaagagaaagaagactTTGAGAAG GTTATTCTTGAAGACGTTGCAATGCTGCACATCAAACCAGATCAATTTACATATACCTCAGACCACTTTGAAACAATAATGAAATATGCTGAGAAGCTTATTCAAGAAGGGAAGGCATATGTGGATGATACTCCTGCAGAACAAATGAAAGCGGAGCGTGAGCAGAGAATGGAAtctaaacacagaaataact GTGTTAATAAAAATCTACAAATgtgggaagaaatgaaaaagggaaCAGAATACGGACAAACTTGTTGTCTACGAGCAAAAATAGATATGAGTAGTAATAATGGATGTATGAGGGATCCAACTCTTTATCGTTGTAAAAACCAGCCTCACCCTCGTACTGGAAGTACCTACAA agtttATCCCACATATGACTTTGCCTGCCCTATTGTTGATAGTATTGAAGGTGTCACACATGCATTGAGAACGACTGAATACCATGACAGAGATGAACAATTCTACTGGATCATCGAGGCACTGGGCATAAGGAAACCATATATATGGGAGTATAGCAGGCTAAACCTCAACAACACTGTGCTCTCTAAGAGAAAGCTTACGTGGTTTGTCAACGAAGGGCTTGTGGATGGATG GGATGACCCAAGATTTCCCACTGTACGTGGTGTCTTAAGAAGAGGCATGACAGTTGAAGGGCTAAAACAATTTATTGCTGCTCAG ggctCCTCTCGATCTGTTGTGAATATGGAGTGGGATAAAATTTGGTCCTTTAATAAAAAG cTGCGAGCTATCTGTAAGAAG gtTATAGACCCAGTAGCACCTCGGTACACTGCTTTACTGAAAGATGCAGTGGTCCCAGTAAATATTCCTGAAGCTCAAGAGGAGATGAAAGAAGTGGCTAAACATCCAAAG AATGCCGATGTTGGGTTGAAACCTGTGTGGTACAGCTCCAGAGTCCTGATCGAGGGCGCAGATGCAGAGACCCTGACAGAGGGAGAGGTTGTTACATTCATAAATTGGGGCAATATTATCATCACCAAACTAAACAG aAATTCAAGTGGAAAAATTGTGTCCATCAATGCCAAGTTGAATTTGGATAATAAGGACTtcaaaaaaacaactaagaTCACTTGGTTAGCAGAAACTCCACGTGCACCCCTCATCCCAACTGTCTGTGTTAATTATGAGCATCTGATCACTAAGCCAGTTTTAGGCAAGGATGAAGACTTCAAGCAATATATCAACCGAAATAGCAAG CAAGAAGAACTGATGTTGGGTGATCCTTGCCTTAGAGACTTAAAAAAAGGGGACATCATCCAACTTCAGAGGAGAGGATTCTTTATTTGTGATCAGCCCTATGAGCCAGTGAG TCCTTACAGCTGTAAGGATGCTCCGTGCATTTTGATTTACATCCCTGATGGACACACTAAGGAAATGCCAACATCTGGgtcaaaagagaaaaccaaagctGAAACTGCAAAGAAAGAG gctaGTTCAGctgtaaaaggaaaatctgcTCCACTTGTTGGTCACACCTCTACTCCAACCTGTAGTGTATCTGAAGGTCACCTGATCATTTACAACAGGGTGTCTGCACAGGGTGATACAGTTCGTGACTTGAAAGCTAAGAAGGCAGCAAAGGAAGATATTGATAAAGCTGTGAAACAACTGCTGGCCTTGAAAGcagaatacaaagaaaagaCAGGCCAGGAGTATAAGCCTGGAAATCCTCCAGTGTCCATACCTGCACAGTCATCAAAGCTTGAGACCTCTGGTACCCTGGACAGTAAAGCTCTGTATGATAAAGTAGCAGCACAAGGAGAAGTGGTCCGAAAACTGAAAGCTGAGAAAGCATCTAAg GACCAAATAGATGAAGCAGTAAAACTCCTCCTCTCTCTAAAAGCTGACTACAAGGAAAAGACTGGGCAGGAGTACAAGCCAGGACATCCACCAGCAGCTCAAGGGGCTTTGCCTCAGGCACCAAACACAGTACCCAGTGGTCCAGACACTCCTGAAGCTAAAGCCTTGTTTAGCAAAGTAGCTCTTCAAGGAGATGAAGTtaggaaattaaaagcagaaaaagcagataaG gaAAAGATAGATGTAGCTGTTAAGGAACTTCTTCAGCTGAAGGCCCAGTATAAGTCTGTTGCAGGAGTTGACTATAAGCCAGTTTCTGCTAGTGGTGTAGATGACAAagacaagaagaagaaagagaaagagaacaagtCTGAAAAGCAGAGTAAGCAACAGAAGCAAAATGATGGCCCTAAAAAAGAACCTTTGCAAGGACAGGGTGGTAATGAGCGTTCCTCAGATGGATCAGGAGAGGGTCAAGGCCCGAAGAAACAAACAAG GTTGGGTCTAgaagttaaaaaagaagaaaatctttcagaGTGGTTCTCTCAG GTGATCACAAAAGCAGAGATGATTGAATACTATGATGTGAGTGGCTGTTATGTTCTTCGTCCTTGGGCTCATGCTATTTGGGAAGCTATCAGAGACTTCTTCGATGCAGAGATCAAGAAACTTGGAGTGGAAAACTGTTACTTCCCCATGTTTGTGTCCCAGGCTGCCTTAGAGACAGAGAAGTCTCATATTGCTGACTTTGCTCCTGAG gtTGCTTGGGTCACAAGATCTGGGAAAACAGAACTGGCTGAACCAATTGCTATACGTCCCACTAGTGAAACAG TCATGTATCCTTCCTATGCCAAGTGGGTGCAGTCACACAGGGATCTTCCCATCAAGCTGAATCAGTGGTGCAGTGTTGTG CGCTGGGAGTTCAAACATCCCCAACCCTTCCTTCGCACTCGTGAGTTCCTTTGGCAAGAGGGTCATACAGCATTTGCAACAtatgaagaagcagcagaggag GTGTTGCAGATACTTGATCTGTATGCTCAAGTGTATGAAGATCTCCTAGCAATACCTGTTgtgaaaggaaggaagacagagaaggagaaatttgCTGGGGGTGATTATACAACCACTTTAGAGGCATTTATATCTGCCAGTGGAAGAGCTATCCAG GGAGCAACATCACATCATCTAGGGCAGAATTTCTCAAAGATGTTTGAAATTGTATTTGAAGATCCCAAGAAACCAGGAGAAAAACAGTTTGCTTATCAGAATTCCTGGGGCCTTACAACTCGAACTATCGGTGTAATGACAATGATTCATGGAGATAACATGGGATTGGTACTCCCACCTCGTGTAGCCTGTATTCAG GTTGTAATTATTCCTTGTGGCATCACAAATTCCCTTTCTGAAGAGGACAGAGGGGCTCTATTGAAGAAATGTAATGAGTACTGTAGTAGGCTGCTTAGTGTTAAAATCCGTGTCCGGGCTGATTTACGAGACAACTACTCACCTGGTTGGAAGTTCAACCACTGGGAACTTAAG ggTGTTCCAGTCAGGGTTGAAGTGGGACCACGAGACATGAAGAGCCAACAGTTTGTAGCTGTTAGAAGAGACACGGGACAGAAGCTGACCTTATCTGAACATGAAGCAGAAGATAAACTGAAGCAGATTTTGGAGGAGATCCATGCTAACCTTTACAGCAG AGCGTCTGAGGACCTAAGAAGTCATATGGTGGTGGCCAATAATATGGAGGACTTTCAGAAAGAGCTTGATTCAGGAAAG
- the EPRS1 gene encoding bifunctional glutamate/proline--tRNA ligase isoform X1, whose product MAALSLTVDAGSPPLGALLTVEHVKNDVEISVEEGKETILRVSEHVSFTDVNSIARYLARVAASAGLYGSNLLEHTEIDHWLEFSATKLSAATQFLSAVQELNHCLSLRTYLVGNSLSLADLCVWAVLKDNNVWQEQLQQNKAPVHAKRWFTFLEVQHAFRSVGAKWAAGTPKVKMATEKEKKADVGKFVELPGAEMGKVIVRFPPEASGYLHIGHAKAALLNQHYQVNFKGKLIMRFDDTNPEKEKEDFEKVILEDVAMLHIKPDQFTYTSDHFETIMKYAEKLIQEGKAYVDDTPAEQMKAEREQRMESKHRNNCVNKNLQMWEEMKKGTEYGQTCCLRAKIDMSSNNGCMRDPTLYRCKNQPHPRTGSTYKVYPTYDFACPIVDSIEGVTHALRTTEYHDRDEQFYWIIEALGIRKPYIWEYSRLNLNNTVLSKRKLTWFVNEGLVDGWDDPRFPTVRGVLRRGMTVEGLKQFIAAQGSSRSVVNMEWDKIWSFNKKLRAICKKVIDPVAPRYTALLKDAVVPVNIPEAQEEMKEVAKHPKNADVGLKPVWYSSRVLIEGADAETLTEGEVVTFINWGNIIITKLNRNSSGKIVSINAKLNLDNKDFKKTTKITWLAETPRAPLIPTVCVNYEHLITKPVLGKDEDFKQYINRNSKQEELMLGDPCLRDLKKGDIIQLQRRGFFICDQPYEPVSPYSCKDAPCILIYIPDGHTKEMPTSGSKEKTKAETAKKEASSAVKGKSAPLVGHTSTPTCSVSEGHLIIYNRVSAQGDTVRDLKAKKAAKEDIDKAVKQLLALKAEYKEKTGQEYKPGNPPVSIPAQSSKLETSGTLDSKALYDKVAAQGEVVRKLKAEKASKDEIGAAVEVLLSLKAEYKQQTGQEYKPGSPPVVLVPPQSSPVSTLPSPCPVDSKFLYNKVAEQGEVVRRLKSEKASKEKIDEAVKILLSLKAEYKQKTGQEYKPGNPPSAPPCISSSALPSSVCCSNLATCSLVDGKALYDNVAQQGEVVRRLKAEKASKDQIDEAVKLLLSLKADYKEKTGQEYKPGHPPAAQGALPQAPNTVPSGPDTPEAKALFSKVALQGDEVRKLKAEKADKEKIDVAVKELLQLKAQYKSVAGVDYKPVSASGVDDKDKKKKEKENKSEKQSKQQKQNDGPKKEPLQGQGGNERSSDGSGEGQGPKKQTRLGLEVKKEENLSEWFSQVITKAEMIEYYDVSGCYVLRPWAHAIWEAIRDFFDAEIKKLGVENCYFPMFVSQAALETEKSHIADFAPEVAWVTRSGKTELAEPIAIRPTSETVMYPSYAKWVQSHRDLPIKLNQWCSVVRWEFKHPQPFLRTREFLWQEGHTAFATYEEAAEEVLQILDLYAQVYEDLLAIPVVKGRKTEKEKFAGGDYTTTLEAFISASGRAIQGATSHHLGQNFSKMFEIVFEDPKKPGEKQFAYQNSWGLTTRTIGVMTMIHGDNMGLVLPPRVACIQVVIIPCGITNSLSEEDRGALLKKCNEYCSRLLSVKIRVRADLRDNYSPGWKFNHWELKGVPVRVEVGPRDMKSQQFVAVRRDTGQKLTLSEHEAEDKLKQILEEIHANLYSRASEDLRSHMVVANNMEDFQKELDSGKIVQIPFCGEVECEDWIKKTTARDQDLEPGAPSMGAKSLCIPFQPLRELQRGERCVCGKNPAKFYTLFGRSY is encoded by the exons ATTGACCATTGGCTGGAGTTCAGTGCCACAAAGTTATCTGCTGCCACCCAGTTTCTTTCAGCAGTCCAAGAGCTGAACCACTGTCTGTCCCTAAGAACCTACTTGGTCGGGAACTCCCTGAGCCTTGCAGACTTGTGTGTCTGGGCTGTACTAAAAG atAATAATGTATGGCAAGAGCAattacagcaaaacaaagctcCTGTGCATGCAAAGCGATGGTTCACCTTCCTGGAGGTACAGCATGCTTTTCGGTCAGTAGGAGCCAAGTGGGCTGCTGGTACACCAAAGGTTAAAATG gcaacagaaaaagaaaagaaagcgGATGTTGGGAAGTTTGTTGAACTTCCTGGTGCAGAGATGGGAAAGGTCATTGTAAGGTTCCCTCCTGAAGCAAGTGG GTATCTGCATATTGGTCATGCCAAAGCTGCCCTGCTAAATCAGCACTACCAggttaattttaaaggaaaacttaTTATGAGATTTGATGACACAAatccagaaaaagagaaagaagactTTGAGAAG GTTATTCTTGAAGACGTTGCAATGCTGCACATCAAACCAGATCAATTTACATATACCTCAGACCACTTTGAAACAATAATGAAATATGCTGAGAAGCTTATTCAAGAAGGGAAGGCATATGTGGATGATACTCCTGCAGAACAAATGAAAGCGGAGCGTGAGCAGAGAATGGAAtctaaacacagaaataact GTGTTAATAAAAATCTACAAATgtgggaagaaatgaaaaagggaaCAGAATACGGACAAACTTGTTGTCTACGAGCAAAAATAGATATGAGTAGTAATAATGGATGTATGAGGGATCCAACTCTTTATCGTTGTAAAAACCAGCCTCACCCTCGTACTGGAAGTACCTACAA agtttATCCCACATATGACTTTGCCTGCCCTATTGTTGATAGTATTGAAGGTGTCACACATGCATTGAGAACGACTGAATACCATGACAGAGATGAACAATTCTACTGGATCATCGAGGCACTGGGCATAAGGAAACCATATATATGGGAGTATAGCAGGCTAAACCTCAACAACACTGTGCTCTCTAAGAGAAAGCTTACGTGGTTTGTCAACGAAGGGCTTGTGGATGGATG GGATGACCCAAGATTTCCCACTGTACGTGGTGTCTTAAGAAGAGGCATGACAGTTGAAGGGCTAAAACAATTTATTGCTGCTCAG ggctCCTCTCGATCTGTTGTGAATATGGAGTGGGATAAAATTTGGTCCTTTAATAAAAAG cTGCGAGCTATCTGTAAGAAG gtTATAGACCCAGTAGCACCTCGGTACACTGCTTTACTGAAAGATGCAGTGGTCCCAGTAAATATTCCTGAAGCTCAAGAGGAGATGAAAGAAGTGGCTAAACATCCAAAG AATGCCGATGTTGGGTTGAAACCTGTGTGGTACAGCTCCAGAGTCCTGATCGAGGGCGCAGATGCAGAGACCCTGACAGAGGGAGAGGTTGTTACATTCATAAATTGGGGCAATATTATCATCACCAAACTAAACAG aAATTCAAGTGGAAAAATTGTGTCCATCAATGCCAAGTTGAATTTGGATAATAAGGACTtcaaaaaaacaactaagaTCACTTGGTTAGCAGAAACTCCACGTGCACCCCTCATCCCAACTGTCTGTGTTAATTATGAGCATCTGATCACTAAGCCAGTTTTAGGCAAGGATGAAGACTTCAAGCAATATATCAACCGAAATAGCAAG CAAGAAGAACTGATGTTGGGTGATCCTTGCCTTAGAGACTTAAAAAAAGGGGACATCATCCAACTTCAGAGGAGAGGATTCTTTATTTGTGATCAGCCCTATGAGCCAGTGAG TCCTTACAGCTGTAAGGATGCTCCGTGCATTTTGATTTACATCCCTGATGGACACACTAAGGAAATGCCAACATCTGGgtcaaaagagaaaaccaaagctGAAACTGCAAAGAAAGAG gctaGTTCAGctgtaaaaggaaaatctgcTCCACTTGTTGGTCACACCTCTACTCCAACCTGTAGTGTATCTGAAGGTCACCTGATCATTTACAACAGGGTGTCTGCACAGGGTGATACAGTTCGTGACTTGAAAGCTAAGAAGGCAGCAAAGGAAGATATTGATAAAGCTGTGAAACAACTGCTGGCCTTGAAAGcagaatacaaagaaaagaCAGGCCAGGAGTATAAGCCTGGAAATCCTCCAGTGTCCATACCTGCACAGTCATCAAAGCTTGAGACCTCTGGTACCCTGGACAGTAAAGCTCTGTATGATAAAGTAGCAGCACAAGGAGAAGTGGTCCGAAAACTGAAAGCTGAGAAAGCATCTAAg gaTGAGATAGGTGCTGCTGTGGAAGTCCTTTTATCCCTAAAGGCTGAATATAAACAACAGACAGGCCAGGAGTACAAACCTGGAAGCCCACCTGTGGTCCTTGTCCCTCCTCAGTCTTCTCCTGTTTCTACTCTTCCGTCCCCATGTCCAGTAGACAGCAAGTTTCTGTACAACAAAGTAGCTGAACAAGGCGAAGTGGTCCGCAGGCTCAAATCCGAGAAAGCCTCAAAG gaaaaaatagaTGAGGCTGTGAAAATTCTTTTAAGCCTAAAAGCAGAATATAAACAAAAGACAGGTCAAGAGTACAAGCCTGGAAATCCACCTTCAGCTCCTCCTTGTATATCTTCTTCTGCACTTCCATCTTCTGTATGCTGCAGTAACTTGGCAACCTGTAGCTTAGTGGATGGGAAAGCACTTTATGATAATGTAGctcaacaaggggaagtggtACGCAGGCTCAAAGCAGAGAAAGCTTCCAAG GACCAAATAGATGAAGCAGTAAAACTCCTCCTCTCTCTAAAAGCTGACTACAAGGAAAAGACTGGGCAGGAGTACAAGCCAGGACATCCACCAGCAGCTCAAGGGGCTTTGCCTCAGGCACCAAACACAGTACCCAGTGGTCCAGACACTCCTGAAGCTAAAGCCTTGTTTAGCAAAGTAGCTCTTCAAGGAGATGAAGTtaggaaattaaaagcagaaaaagcagataaG gaAAAGATAGATGTAGCTGTTAAGGAACTTCTTCAGCTGAAGGCCCAGTATAAGTCTGTTGCAGGAGTTGACTATAAGCCAGTTTCTGCTAGTGGTGTAGATGACAAagacaagaagaagaaagagaaagagaacaagtCTGAAAAGCAGAGTAAGCAACAGAAGCAAAATGATGGCCCTAAAAAAGAACCTTTGCAAGGACAGGGTGGTAATGAGCGTTCCTCAGATGGATCAGGAGAGGGTCAAGGCCCGAAGAAACAAACAAG GTTGGGTCTAgaagttaaaaaagaagaaaatctttcagaGTGGTTCTCTCAG GTGATCACAAAAGCAGAGATGATTGAATACTATGATGTGAGTGGCTGTTATGTTCTTCGTCCTTGGGCTCATGCTATTTGGGAAGCTATCAGAGACTTCTTCGATGCAGAGATCAAGAAACTTGGAGTGGAAAACTGTTACTTCCCCATGTTTGTGTCCCAGGCTGCCTTAGAGACAGAGAAGTCTCATATTGCTGACTTTGCTCCTGAG gtTGCTTGGGTCACAAGATCTGGGAAAACAGAACTGGCTGAACCAATTGCTATACGTCCCACTAGTGAAACAG TCATGTATCCTTCCTATGCCAAGTGGGTGCAGTCACACAGGGATCTTCCCATCAAGCTGAATCAGTGGTGCAGTGTTGTG CGCTGGGAGTTCAAACATCCCCAACCCTTCCTTCGCACTCGTGAGTTCCTTTGGCAAGAGGGTCATACAGCATTTGCAACAtatgaagaagcagcagaggag GTGTTGCAGATACTTGATCTGTATGCTCAAGTGTATGAAGATCTCCTAGCAATACCTGTTgtgaaaggaaggaagacagagaaggagaaatttgCTGGGGGTGATTATACAACCACTTTAGAGGCATTTATATCTGCCAGTGGAAGAGCTATCCAG GGAGCAACATCACATCATCTAGGGCAGAATTTCTCAAAGATGTTTGAAATTGTATTTGAAGATCCCAAGAAACCAGGAGAAAAACAGTTTGCTTATCAGAATTCCTGGGGCCTTACAACTCGAACTATCGGTGTAATGACAATGATTCATGGAGATAACATGGGATTGGTACTCCCACCTCGTGTAGCCTGTATTCAG GTTGTAATTATTCCTTGTGGCATCACAAATTCCCTTTCTGAAGAGGACAGAGGGGCTCTATTGAAGAAATGTAATGAGTACTGTAGTAGGCTGCTTAGTGTTAAAATCCGTGTCCGGGCTGATTTACGAGACAACTACTCACCTGGTTGGAAGTTCAACCACTGGGAACTTAAG ggTGTTCCAGTCAGGGTTGAAGTGGGACCACGAGACATGAAGAGCCAACAGTTTGTAGCTGTTAGAAGAGACACGGGACAGAAGCTGACCTTATCTGAACATGAAGCAGAAGATAAACTGAAGCAGATTTTGGAGGAGATCCATGCTAACCTTTACAGCAG AGCGTCTGAGGACCTAAGAAGTCATATGGTGGTGGCCAATAATATGGAGGACTTTCAGAAAGAGCTTGATTCAGGAAAG